A part of Olleya sp. Bg11-27 genomic DNA contains:
- a CDS encoding YiiX/YebB-like N1pC/P60 family cysteine hydrolase → MLKITIKIILVISILFLAYKFLKDDSNRPYESSFLYKLNAKEKAKLQNGDIILRRGYGLVSTMILKMMNEDYDVTHLGMVVRQNDTLKIAHALSSSVSNQDGLRLQAIDSFVHNSHDRTILVTRLKNIDSVKQQKVISQIDYYYKKQLPFDHSFNYKDTTEHYCSELIWRIYEHNLKILKVSDTLTDEEKYNTLRTFYDPNYFDIIINHQQ, encoded by the coding sequence ATGTTAAAAATAACTATTAAAATTATACTAGTTATTAGTATTCTTTTTTTAGCATATAAATTTTTAAAAGACGATTCAAACCGACCGTATGAATCGTCTTTTTTGTATAAATTAAATGCTAAGGAGAAGGCTAAACTTCAAAATGGTGACATTATTTTACGTCGCGGTTATGGTCTAGTCAGTACGATGATTTTAAAAATGATGAATGAAGATTATGATGTGACACATCTTGGGATGGTCGTTCGGCAAAATGATACTTTAAAAATAGCACATGCATTATCTAGTAGTGTGTCTAATCAAGATGGTTTGCGTTTACAAGCCATAGATTCATTTGTACATAATTCTCATGATCGCACAATACTAGTGACGCGATTAAAAAATATAGATTCGGTAAAACAGCAAAAAGTGATAAGTCAAATCGATTATTACTATAAAAAGCAATTACCTTTTGATCATAGTTTTAATTATAAAGACACTACAGAGCATTATTGTTCTGAATTAATATGGCGTATTTACGAACATAATCTTAAAATATTGAAAGTATCTGATACCTTGACTGACGAGGAGAAATACAATACACTTCGTACATTTTACGATCCTAATTATTTTGATATTATAATCAATCATCAACAGTAA
- the ftsY gene encoding signal recognition particle-docking protein FtsY has translation MSFFKKIFSSEKKETLDKGLEKSSASFLGKLSKAVAGKSKVDDAVLDNLEEILVSSDVGVSTTLKIINRIEDRVSKDKYLGTDELNKILREEIAGLLSETNSGEDTEYKIPKLPKQADGSKTPYVLMVVGVNGVGKTTTIGKLAYQFKKQGLKVVLGAADTFRAAAIDQLQVWADRVDVPMVRQDMGSDPASVAFDALESGVTQDADVIIIDTAGRLHNKINLMNELTKVKRVMQKVIGDAPHDVLLVLDGSTGQNAFEQAKQFTAATEVTTLAVTKLDGTAKGGVVIGISDQFQIPVKYIGVGEGIEDLQVFNKFEFVDSFFK, from the coding sequence ATGAGTTTTTTTAAAAAAATATTTTCTTCAGAGAAAAAAGAAACCTTAGATAAAGGTCTAGAAAAATCAAGCGCTAGTTTTTTAGGAAAACTAAGTAAAGCGGTTGCAGGAAAATCTAAAGTAGATGATGCGGTCTTAGATAATCTAGAAGAAATTTTAGTATCTAGTGATGTCGGTGTTAGTACAACACTAAAAATCATTAACCGTATTGAAGATAGAGTTTCTAAGGACAAATATTTAGGGACTGACGAGCTTAATAAAATTTTGCGAGAAGAGATCGCAGGATTATTATCTGAAACTAACTCTGGTGAAGATACAGAATATAAAATTCCAAAATTACCAAAACAAGCCGATGGGTCAAAAACACCATATGTTTTAATGGTCGTTGGCGTTAATGGTGTTGGTAAAACGACAACTATTGGTAAATTAGCATATCAATTTAAAAAGCAAGGCTTAAAAGTTGTTCTAGGGGCGGCAGATACATTTAGGGCTGCAGCAATAGATCAATTACAAGTATGGGCGGATCGTGTAGATGTACCTATGGTACGTCAAGATATGGGGTCAGATCCAGCATCTGTAGCATTTGATGCATTGGAGTCTGGTGTGACCCAAGACGCAGATGTTATTATAATTGATACTGCAGGACGTTTACACAACAAGATTAATTTAATGAACGAGTTAACGAAGGTTAAGCGTGTCATGCAAAAAGTTATTGGGGACGCACCTCATGATGTTTTATTAGTTTTGGACGGTAGTACAGGTCAAAATGCTTTTGAGCAAGCAAAACAATTTACAGCGGCTACTGAAGTCACAACCTTGGCAGTAACTAAATTAGATGGTACAGCAAAAGGAGGTGTTGTGATTGGTATTAGTGACCAATTTCAAATACCAGTTAAATATATTGGCGTAGGTGAGGGGATTGAAGACTTACAAGTGTTTAATAAGTTTGAGTTTGTAGATTCTTTCTTTAAATAA
- the rimO gene encoding 30S ribosomal protein S12 methylthiotransferase RimO: MRTKSLKKNKINVITLGCSKNVYDSEVLMGQLKANGKEVVHEEEGNVVVINTCGFINNAKEESVNTILEYMQKKEDGEVDKVFVTGCLSERYKPELQKDIPNVDQYFGTTELPGLLKALGADYKHELIGERLTTTPKNYAYLKIAEGCDRPCSFCAIPIMRGKHKSTPIENLVIEAEKLAANGVKELILIAQDLTYYGLDIYKKRNLAELLENLVKVEGIEWIRLHYAFPTGFPMDVLDLMKREPKICNYLDIPLQHISDDLLKSMRRGTTKAKTTKLIEEFRAIVPEMTIRTTLIVGYPGETEAHFQELKQWVKDMRFERLGCFTYSHEENTHAYKLEDDVPQEVKQDRANQIMEIQSQISWELNQEKIGETFNVVIDRKEGTYFVGRTEFDSPDVDNEVLIDATETYLKTGEYYNIKVTEAEDFDLYGELVK, translated from the coding sequence ATGAGAACAAAGTCACTTAAAAAGAACAAAATCAACGTAATAACTTTAGGTTGTAGTAAAAACGTTTACGATAGCGAAGTCCTAATGGGACAATTAAAGGCTAACGGAAAAGAAGTTGTGCATGAAGAGGAAGGTAATGTAGTCGTGATTAATACTTGTGGTTTTATCAATAATGCCAAGGAGGAAAGTGTGAACACTATTTTAGAGTACATGCAAAAAAAGGAAGATGGAGAGGTTGATAAAGTATTTGTAACAGGATGTTTAAGCGAAAGATATAAGCCAGAATTACAAAAGGATATCCCTAATGTTGATCAGTATTTTGGAACTACAGAATTACCTGGACTACTTAAAGCTTTAGGCGCAGATTATAAACATGAGTTAATTGGAGAGCGTCTAACAACGACTCCAAAAAATTATGCGTATTTAAAAATCGCAGAAGGTTGTGATAGACCTTGTAGTTTTTGTGCAATCCCTATTATGAGAGGAAAACACAAATCGACACCAATTGAAAATTTAGTTATTGAAGCTGAAAAATTAGCCGCTAATGGGGTTAAAGAATTGATTTTAATTGCTCAAGATTTGACATACTACGGTTTAGATATTTATAAAAAACGTAACCTTGCAGAATTACTTGAAAACTTAGTAAAAGTTGAAGGTATAGAGTGGATAAGATTACATTACGCGTTTCCAACAGGTTTTCCGATGGATGTTTTAGATTTAATGAAACGTGAACCTAAAATTTGTAATTATTTAGATATTCCTTTACAACATATTAGTGACGATTTATTAAAAAGTATGCGTCGTGGTACTACAAAGGCGAAAACAACTAAATTAATAGAAGAGTTTAGAGCTATAGTTCCTGAAATGACTATTAGAACGACATTAATTGTTGGGTATCCAGGCGAAACAGAAGCGCATTTTCAGGAGTTAAAACAATGGGTTAAAGACATGCGTTTTGAACGTTTAGGTTGCTTTACGTATTCTCATGAAGAAAACACACATGCTTATAAATTAGAGGACGATGTACCACAAGAGGTGAAGCAAGATAGAGCAAACCAAATTATGGAAATTCAATCTCAAATTTCTTGGGAATTAAATCAAGAAAAAATCGGTGAGACATTTAATGTCGTTATCGATCGTAAAGAAGGTACTTATTTTGTTGGTCGTACGGAGTTTGATAGTCCAGATGTAGATAACGAAGTGTTAATTGATGCAACTGAGACGTATTTAAAAACTGGAGAGTATTATAATATTAAAGTTACGGAAGCTGAAGACTTTGATTTGTACGGAGAATTAGTTAAGTAA
- the rpmG gene encoding 50S ribosomal protein L33 — MAKRGNRVQVILECTEHKESGQPGTSRYITTKNKKNTPDRMEIKKFNPILKKMTVHKEIK, encoded by the coding sequence ATGGCAAAGAGAGGTAATAGAGTACAAGTAATATTAGAGTGCACTGAGCACAAGGAGTCTGGACAGCCAGGAACGTCTCGTTATATTACAACGAAGAACAAAAAGAATACTCCAGATAGAATGGAAATTAAGAAATTCAATCCTATCTTGAAGAAAATGACCGTTCACAAAGAAATTAAATAA
- a CDS encoding serine hydrolase domain-containing protein — translation MKPLLILLSLLLCFCFSCTSENAPAPRENQTTTTVYFPPINSNSWDTVSTSDLNWNSSALNELYLFLEASNTKSFIILHKGKIAYEQYFNGHTDTSPWYWASAGKTLTATVTGIAQNQGLLNLNNKVSDYIGTGWTSATLEQEALITCKQLLSMSSGLDDTLGEVLTPNNLQYVADAGTRWAYHNVYLKLQNVIAQASNQTWTTYFNDNLKDVIGMTGAWIAVDDLNIYWSTSRSMARFGLLIYANGRWEDTQIISEQFLNEATNTSQNNNQAYGYLWWLNGKNSFQLPQSQVEFSGTLIPNAPSDMYCALGKNDQKIYIVPSKDLVIIRMGDAADASNFALSNYDTALWEKINAVY, via the coding sequence ATGAAACCACTCCTAATCCTTCTTAGTTTACTACTTTGCTTTTGTTTTAGTTGTACTTCCGAAAACGCCCCTGCTCCAAGAGAAAATCAAACAACCACTACTGTTTATTTTCCACCAATAAATTCTAATAGTTGGGACACTGTTTCTACTTCAGATTTAAATTGGAATTCTTCCGCATTAAATGAGTTATATTTATTTTTGGAAGCCTCCAATACTAAATCGTTTATCATTTTACATAAAGGAAAAATAGCCTACGAACAGTATTTTAATGGCCATACAGATACCTCTCCATGGTATTGGGCCAGTGCAGGAAAAACATTAACCGCTACTGTAACCGGTATTGCGCAAAACCAAGGCTTACTAAACCTAAACAATAAAGTATCTGATTATATAGGGACAGGTTGGACCAGTGCTACTTTAGAACAAGAGGCGTTAATTACCTGTAAACAGTTATTATCGATGAGTTCTGGTTTGGATGATACTTTAGGAGAGGTGCTTACACCTAATAACTTACAATATGTTGCAGATGCAGGAACACGTTGGGCCTATCATAATGTGTATTTAAAGCTTCAAAATGTTATTGCACAAGCTAGTAATCAGACTTGGACTACTTATTTTAATGACAACTTAAAAGACGTCATTGGAATGACTGGCGCTTGGATTGCGGTTGACGATTTGAATATTTATTGGAGTACTAGCCGTAGTATGGCTAGATTTGGATTATTAATTTATGCCAACGGACGTTGGGAAGACACACAAATTATATCAGAGCAATTTTTAAATGAAGCAACTAACACGTCTCAAAACAATAATCAAGCTTACGGCTACCTTTGGTGGTTGAATGGTAAAAATAGTTTTCAATTACCACAATCTCAAGTTGAGTTTTCTGGAACATTAATTCCAAATGCACCTAGCGATATGTACTGTGCTTTAGGTAAAAATGATCAGAAAATATACATTGTCCCCAGTAAAGACTTAGTTATTATTAGAATGGGAGACGCTGCAGATGCTTCTAATTTTGCACTCTCCAATTATGACACTGCTCTTTGGGAAAAAATAAATGCTGTTTATTAG
- a CDS encoding fumarylacetoacetate hydrolase family protein, which produces MKLICIGRNYTDHIKELENEKPTDPVVFIKSDNAILLKKQPFFIPDFSDDVHYEVEVLIKINKLGKHIDKKFAHKYYDQVGLGIDFTARDVQKQLKDKGLPWEKAKSFDGAAVIGKWIDKTDFSDVDNLNFRLEKNSSVVQTANTSLMLWKIDELIEYVSKYFTLKIGDIIFTGTPAGVGKVVANDKLKGFLEDRELFSITVK; this is translated from the coding sequence ATGAAATTAATCTGCATAGGTCGTAATTATACAGACCACATTAAAGAGTTAGAAAACGAAAAGCCGACAGACCCTGTTGTTTTTATCAAATCTGATAATGCCATATTGTTAAAAAAGCAGCCCTTTTTTATTCCTGATTTTTCGGATGATGTGCATTACGAAGTTGAAGTTTTAATTAAGATAAATAAACTGGGGAAGCATATAGATAAAAAATTTGCACATAAATACTATGACCAAGTAGGTTTAGGTATTGATTTTACCGCTAGAGATGTCCAAAAACAATTAAAAGATAAAGGATTGCCTTGGGAAAAAGCAAAATCTTTTGATGGTGCAGCGGTCATAGGTAAATGGATTGATAAGACAGATTTTTCTGACGTGGACAATCTAAATTTTAGATTGGAAAAAAATTCAAGTGTGGTTCAAACCGCAAATACCAGCTTAATGTTGTGGAAAATTGATGAATTGATTGAATATGTGTCAAAATATTTTACTTTAAAGATCGGAGATATTATATTTACGGGAACACCTGCTGGTGTTGGTAAGGTTGTTGCTAACGATAAACTAAAAGGATTCCTTGAGGATAGAGAACTATTTTCAATAACAGTAAAATAA
- a CDS encoding competence/damage-inducible protein A — protein MKAEIITIGDEILIGQIVDTNSAFIGKALNSIGVSVYQITSIQDEEAHLLKAFAEAENNADIIIITGGLGPTKDDITKHTLTKYFDDTLVQNDAVLEHVEHLFKTYINQPISEINKKQALVPSKAKVLHNQFGTAPGMWIEKGDKTFISLPGVPYEMKALIEMEVLPKLALKYKRPFIIHKTLLTYGLGESTVAERIEAIEEALPTHIKLAYLPSLGSVRLRLSGIGEDEAELEQQIQTEVDKILPLIKDIFVGFQDNKEGLELIIGKQLTAKGLTLALAESCTGGKLAEQFTSHPGASAFFKGGIVSYATQSKIDVLGVSEQLIKEHSVVSSQVAIAMATNVREKFKSDFAIATTGNAGPSKGDSDAEVGTVFIAIATKDGVEAHEFSMGNHRERVINKTVNKAFELLQKEIFKN, from the coding sequence ATGAAAGCTGAAATAATTACTATTGGCGATGAAATTTTAATAGGTCAGATCGTTGACACAAATTCAGCCTTTATAGGGAAAGCATTAAACTCTATCGGTGTATCTGTGTATCAAATCACGTCTATTCAGGATGAGGAAGCACACCTTTTAAAAGCATTTGCTGAGGCAGAAAATAATGCGGATATTATCATAATCACAGGGGGATTAGGTCCTACTAAAGATGATATTACAAAGCATACGCTAACTAAATATTTTGACGACACTTTGGTTCAAAACGATGCGGTTTTAGAGCATGTGGAGCATCTGTTTAAAACATATATTAATCAACCCATATCGGAGATTAATAAAAAACAGGCATTGGTACCGTCTAAAGCCAAAGTGTTACATAATCAGTTTGGAACAGCACCAGGTATGTGGATTGAAAAAGGTGATAAAACCTTTATTTCGTTACCCGGCGTGCCTTATGAAATGAAGGCCTTGATAGAAATGGAAGTACTTCCTAAGCTAGCCTTAAAATATAAACGTCCGTTTATAATTCATAAAACACTTTTAACTTACGGTTTAGGAGAAAGCACAGTAGCAGAGCGTATTGAGGCTATTGAAGAGGCTTTGCCTACACATATTAAATTGGCCTATTTGCCAAGTCTAGGAAGCGTTAGATTACGTTTATCGGGTATTGGAGAAGATGAAGCAGAGTTAGAACAGCAAATTCAAACGGAAGTTGATAAGATTTTACCGTTAATCAAAGATATTTTTGTTGGTTTTCAAGATAATAAAGAAGGATTAGAATTAATTATAGGGAAACAATTAACGGCAAAAGGTCTAACTTTAGCTTTAGCAGAAAGTTGTACTGGTGGAAAATTAGCAGAACAATTTACATCGCATCCAGGAGCTTCTGCTTTTTTTAAAGGTGGAATTGTGAGTTATGCCACTCAGTCTAAAATTGACGTTTTAGGTGTTTCTGAACAGTTGATTAAGGAGCATTCTGTCGTTAGTTCTCAAGTTGCAATCGCTATGGCGACCAATGTTAGAGAAAAATTTAAATCAGATTTTGCAATTGCGACTACAGGTAATGCTGGACCATCAAAAGGAGATTCTGATGCGGAAGTAGGAACCGTTTTTATAGCAATAGCTACAAAAGATGGCGTAGAGGCTCACGAATTTAGCATGGGAAACCATCGCGAAAGGGTGATAAATAAAACAGTAAATAAAGCTTTCGAGTTGCTTCAAAAAGAAATTTTTAAAAATTAG
- a CDS encoding VanW family protein, with protein sequence MNEIKKPIQRGQLRQVLGKEYFILKRQWDWFFSDKTYSKQTFTSSCNHSVFKHRSLVLRPLKDVDMYLQENKRTNLKIAIQHLNDIEIKPNEYFSLWKLVGRPTKRKGYLEGLVLKSGKIDKDTGGGLCQLGNLLFWIFAHSPLTVKERYRHGFDVFPDINRKVPFGAGATLSYNYIDLQIKNETKNSFVIKLWMDDTHLNGELFSKEKLKVSFKVEERNHQIKQQFWGGYSRHNQIFKIITSPHAITEKMIVENHAIMMYDPFLGEKKA encoded by the coding sequence TTGAACGAAATAAAAAAACCAATACAAAGAGGTCAATTAAGACAAGTTTTAGGGAAAGAATACTTTATTCTTAAACGACAATGGGATTGGTTCTTTTCTGACAAAACCTATTCAAAACAAACTTTTACTTCTAGTTGTAACCATTCCGTATTTAAACATCGTTCTTTAGTTTTGAGACCATTGAAAGATGTGGACATGTATCTTCAAGAAAATAAAAGGACCAATCTTAAAATTGCCATCCAACATTTAAATGACATAGAAATTAAACCTAATGAATACTTTTCGCTGTGGAAACTAGTTGGTAGACCTACCAAAAGAAAAGGCTATTTAGAAGGGTTAGTTTTAAAGAGTGGGAAAATTGATAAAGATACAGGAGGCGGTCTTTGTCAACTTGGAAATCTTTTATTTTGGATTTTTGCGCATAGTCCGTTAACCGTAAAAGAACGTTATAGACATGGGTTTGATGTTTTTCCTGATATCAATAGAAAAGTCCCTTTTGGAGCTGGGGCTACTTTATCTTATAACTACATAGATTTGCAGATTAAAAATGAAACAAAAAATAGCTTTGTTATCAAGTTATGGATGGATGACACGCATTTAAATGGTGAATTATTTTCAAAAGAAAAACTAAAGGTCTCCTTTAAAGTTGAAGAAAGAAACCATCAAATTAAACAGCAATTTTGGGGTGGTTACTCCAGACATAATCAGATTTTTAAAATTATTACATCTCCACATGCTATAACGGAGAAAATGATTGTAGAAAATCATGCTATTATGATGTATGATCCATTTCTTGGTGAGAAAAAAGCGTAG
- a CDS encoding glutaredoxin family protein has translation MIRHLTLILITLLSLTAFGQNEHKHVKLQEEIKGKRYELFIENTDSISYDIFLKVDTNDFRRSSERPILQTIKGNSRVRVLTMVKLNGKPGKYTHILVVNEVSYALEIDKDFEIIDFKLDKELHNKTVTLYTKNNCTICPDAKHILTKNKISYTEYNLDQDTTNYSRIITEFKAIKPKSEFNHIPILKIENQLYNNIKSLEDFIQALREGFN, from the coding sequence ATGATAAGACACCTTACTCTAATACTTATAACTTTACTGTCACTGACGGCTTTTGGTCAAAACGAACACAAGCATGTCAAGCTCCAAGAAGAAATTAAAGGCAAACGTTATGAGTTATTTATAGAAAACACCGACTCTATATCATACGATATCTTTTTAAAAGTAGACACTAATGATTTTAGACGCAGCAGTGAACGCCCTATTTTACAAACCATAAAAGGCAACAGTCGTGTCCGCGTTTTAACGATGGTTAAATTAAACGGTAAACCTGGAAAATACACGCATATATTAGTCGTTAATGAAGTCTCTTACGCTTTAGAAATAGACAAAGACTTTGAAATAATTGACTTTAAACTAGACAAAGAACTACATAATAAAACAGTAACACTTTACACTAAAAACAACTGCACTATATGTCCCGACGCTAAACACATTTTAACAAAAAACAAGATTAGTTATACAGAATATAATCTTGATCAAGATACGACAAACTATAGTCGAATCATCACAGAATTTAAAGCTATAAAACCAAAAAGTGAGTTTAATCATATTCCAATTTTAAAGATTGAGAATCAATTATACAATAACATAAAAAGCTTAGAAGACTTTATTCAAGCTTTACGCGAAGGTTTTAATTAA
- a CDS encoding Hpt domain-containing protein: MEIHYKLHRLKELADNDQEFLLALASTFIEEVPEDARVLKLAVEDKNYLQTYQTAHKMKPTVDMFELGILDDLIEVQDWGKLEQTEKDITDKLNTVLVAIDRATNEIIEDFNL; the protein is encoded by the coding sequence ATGGAAATACACTACAAATTACATAGATTAAAAGAATTAGCTGATAATGATCAAGAATTTTTATTAGCATTAGCTTCGACATTTATTGAAGAAGTTCCAGAAGACGCTAGAGTGCTAAAATTGGCTGTCGAGGATAAAAATTACCTACAAACGTATCAAACTGCTCACAAAATGAAGCCAACAGTTGATATGTTTGAATTAGGGATTTTGGATGATTTAATAGAAGTTCAAGATTGGGGTAAATTAGAACAGACAGAAAAGGATATTACAGATAAATTAAACACCGTATTAGTCGCTATTGATAGGGCAACTAACGAAATTATTGAAGATTTTAATTTATAA
- a CDS encoding DUF4878 domain-containing protein, whose product MKTQILKTILVSCFFMLTACGGGGPEGATIKFLESMYSGDFATAKEYATTDTKSMLSMLESFGAKDQFAEKMGEADMDFEVVETKIDGDKAVCTVKMTSGKEEGDQNMPINLEKVDGKWLVSMDKESMNKEGMGNQSKETGNPDLESDDDMDSEDDMDSDDDMEEEIIEEETEVQE is encoded by the coding sequence ATGAAAACACAAATTTTGAAAACAATTCTAGTCTCATGCTTTTTTATGTTAACAGCTTGCGGAGGTGGTGGACCTGAAGGTGCAACAATAAAATTTTTAGAGAGTATGTACTCAGGAGATTTTGCAACAGCTAAAGAGTATGCAACTACAGATACTAAATCAATGTTATCGATGTTAGAGTCTTTTGGGGCAAAAGATCAGTTTGCTGAAAAAATGGGAGAAGCAGATATGGATTTTGAAGTTGTGGAAACTAAAATTGATGGTGATAAAGCTGTTTGTACTGTAAAAATGACAAGTGGTAAAGAAGAAGGTGATCAAAACATGCCAATTAATCTTGAAAAAGTTGATGGAAAATGGTTAGTGAGCATGGATAAAGAATCTATGAATAAAGAAGGTATGGGGAATCAGAGTAAAGAAACAGGTAACCCTGATTTAGAGTCTGATGACGATATGGATTCTGAAGATGACATGGATTCTGACGATGATATGGAAGAAGAAATTATAGAAGAAGAAACTGAAGTTCAAGAGTAA
- the rpmB gene encoding 50S ribosomal protein L28: MSRVCELTGKKAMVGNNVSHAKNRTKRTFDANLIKKRFYIPEEDKWVTLKISTSALKTINKIGISATLKRARANGFVK; encoded by the coding sequence ATGTCAAGAGTTTGTGAACTTACAGGAAAGAAGGCAATGGTTGGAAACAACGTGTCTCACGCAAAGAATAGAACTAAGCGTACATTTGATGCTAATTTGATTAAAAAACGTTTTTATATTCCTGAAGAAGATAAGTGGGTAACTTTAAAAATATCTACATCAGCGTTAAAAACTATTAATAAAATCGGTATCTCTGCTACATTAAAAAGAGCAAGAGCTAACGGATTTGTAAAATAA
- a CDS encoding 3'-5' exonuclease, translated as MSLNLTKPICFFDLETTGINITSDRVVEISILKVFPNGNKESKTWLVNPEMPIPAVVSAIHGVTDERVANEPTFKQLAPEISAMIKDADLAGFNSNRFDIPLLAEEMLRAELDFDMKGRVAVDVQTIFHKMEKRTLGAAYQFYCNESLENAHTAEADTLATYEVLKAQVERYDELENDTKFLAEFSSHRKFADFAGFIGYNKEDKEVFAFGKHKGKLVLDVLEKEPGYFGWLLNADFPLYTKKVLTAIKLSALNNKF; from the coding sequence ATGTCTTTAAATTTAACCAAGCCTATCTGTTTTTTCGATTTAGAAACTACTGGAATCAATATAACATCAGACAGAGTCGTAGAGATTTCTATATTAAAAGTATTTCCAAACGGAAATAAAGAAAGTAAAACATGGCTAGTTAATCCAGAAATGCCTATTCCGGCGGTAGTGTCTGCAATACATGGTGTAACTGACGAGAGAGTTGCCAACGAGCCTACTTTTAAACAATTAGCACCAGAAATTAGTGCTATGATTAAAGATGCCGATTTAGCAGGCTTTAATTCTAACCGTTTTGATATTCCGCTTTTAGCTGAAGAAATGTTGCGTGCAGAATTAGATTTTGATATGAAAGGTCGTGTTGCGGTGGATGTGCAAACTATTTTTCATAAAATGGAAAAGCGTACCTTAGGTGCAGCGTATCAGTTTTATTGTAATGAGAGTTTAGAAAATGCGCATACCGCCGAAGCGGATACTTTGGCAACCTATGAGGTGTTAAAAGCGCAAGTAGAACGTTATGACGAATTAGAGAATGATACTAAATTTTTAGCCGAGTTTAGTTCTCACAGAAAATTTGCTGATTTTGCTGGTTTTATTGGATATAATAAAGAAGATAAAGAAGTGTTTGCTTTTGGAAAGCACAAAGGGAAGTTAGTCTTAGATGTTTTAGAAAAGGAACCAGGATATTTTGGTTGGTTACTTAATGCTGATTTTCCGTTGTACACTAAAAAAGTGTTGACAGCAATAAAGTTAAGTGCCTTGAATAATAAGTTTTGA
- a CDS encoding DUF4295 domain-containing protein has protein sequence MAKKTVASLQTSSKRLSKAIKMVKSPKTGAYMFVEAIMAPEFVSDFMKDK, from the coding sequence ATGGCAAAGAAAACCGTAGCATCTTTACAGACGTCGTCTAAAAGATTATCAAAAGCAATAAAAATGGTGAAGTCTCCAAAAACAGGAGCTTACATGTTTGTAGAAGCAATCATGGCACCAGAATTTGTTAGCGATTTCATGAAAGACAAATAG